The Ptychodera flava strain L36383 chromosome 16, AS_Pfla_20210202, whole genome shotgun sequence region aaaaaatacaaatgcaattagaaatggaagaaagacagagagagaaagacaggcaggaagattagaaatgaaacgtttagagcttggacagtcaggaaaattcttcccttcagacaagtttgacatcactaagcatttcaggttagttccccctttccaagaaaaggatgttgataatatttccttcattttgagaaaattgctcagagtctgaattggcctaaggagtcctggtctatgcttttgcagagtgctttggtgggtaaagccagagaaatttacattcagttgtcagtagagcaggcttcagattatgattctgtgaaggaattaattctcaagggctatgagttggtgcctgaagcttaccgtcagaaatttagggattgtgagaaggtgaaggatcaaacttatgttgaatttgctcgaacaaaagaacaactgtttgatcgttggtgttcttcgaaaaggtcagtcagaattatgacaaattacgacagcttgttttgattgaggaatttaaaaggtgcatccggagtgacatcaagacatttatcaatgaacaaaaggcagatacattggaggttgctgcacgtttggccgatgattattcttgacccacaaatcttcatttctcagcaaaccatcccagtccttttcatacagaaacaatgcaggtaaatttaactcctccttttcatccaagaatttttcaaaggacagtagaaaatcaaatgacaacagttcacagagttcaagtaacacttccacatcatcaaatcccaagtctcaatctccttctgacaaacagttcggtacactttcttgtaattattgtaagaaagacggccatttaatgtcagagtgtttcaaattgaaaagaaaacgtgaaggtcaaagtggtcaaagtggatctaagcccaccggcttatttcttcatcaactcaattagagtctaataatgtgtgcaacacattttctgaggttaaacccctcttatccccaattaatgaggtcaaggtcaattcttctcaagatagcattatgggtattttcgaaccatttattcatgatggttttatatcactttctagtgatttttcttccgctacccctgtcaaaattctaagagataccggggcgtcccagtctcttttgttggcagataccctgccgttttctgaaaagtcattttcaggttctaaagttcttattaaggggtagattgcaatgactttattcctgttcctctccataatgtctatttgtcttcggactttgtttctggacctgtgactttaggtattaggccttttttgccttttgaagggattcaccttcttcttggaaacgaccttgcggggacaaggtcattactaatccacttgtgactgataatcctagtttagatcaggatccagagccaattgaacaagagatacccgatttatttccttcatgtgccattactcgagccatgtcaaagaaaacttccgagaatcaaatactctcaaaaataatgtcacagatgttgacttaaatgacacctttctcagtcaggtgtttgacacggatcattccgttatccctcgtggatttgaaacttccagtaaaacttctgctgaccaaagtcagacattttctagatcaaatctcattgcagaacaacacaaagacccagatattttgtctttgtttgacagggtagatgatgaaggtaaaacttcagatagctctgtttcctattatacaaaatctggtattctcatgcgtaaatggagacctccagatgttttggttgatgacgattgggctataaaacatcaaattgtggttccaaagccctaccgtgctgaaatattgcgcctggcccatgaaacccctgggctggtcacttaggagtcaggaaaacttatcataaaattctcagtcacttttattggcctaatctcaggcaggacgtagcacatttctgtaaaacttgtcacacatgtcaaatggtaggaaagccgaatcagaccattccaaaggcccctttacagccaattcctgcgtttcaagaaccatttagtaggattctaatagactgtgttgggcccctaccaaaaacaagatcaggaaatgagtacatgttgacaattatgtgtacatcaactcggttcccagaagccataccactgagaaacataaagacaaagactatagtgagagctttagtcaaatttttcactttatttggcctccctaaatgtgtccagtccgatcaaggctccaactttatgtctggaatttttcaacaagtaatggatcagctaggcattaaacagtataggtcatccgcctatcatccagaaagtcagggtgctcttgagcgatttcatcaaactttgaaaaacatgattaggacctactgttttgacacagagaagcagtgggatgaaggaattcattttctgctctttgctgttagagagtcaattcaggagtctcttggttttagcccatttgagcttgtatttggacatacagtccgtggcccacttaagctcgttaaagagaaattcctgtctgacgacgatgattgtctgaatattttgcaatatgtgtcagattttcgtacaaaactctctaaagcatgtgaattagccagagaaaatcttgagtcatctcagcagtcaatgaaaaccaaatatgataaaagcacctcaaaacggaagtttgaaccaggtcaaaaagttcttgttctacttccaattcctggcaaaccactccatgctcgttactttgggccatacctaattgataagaaattgagtgatttaaattacatcataataacacctgacaggcgaaaacaaaaacagctatgtcacataaatatgcttaagccatatttggatagggataatcctactataactcagcctgtcagtgcagtcagttcaaaccattatgaagatagtgatactgaaactgacttgagtgaaaatactctaaactcaaagctgggctcggtcaagcttcagaactcagaaatcctggagaagctggagtctacaaagttggcacacctccagccagaacaacaacaacaggtgaaagaactgctccatgaatataacaCCTGTTtcagatgttccaacgaggacaaacgtcatctatcacgacgttgatgttggggacagtaagcctgtaaaacaacatccatacagactgaatccaacaaaagcgaaatatctccaggaagaagtcaaatacctgctggacaatgactttattgaacccagtaaaagtaactggagttcgccgtgcatacttgttcccaaatcagatcacagttatcgtatgtgcacggactttaggaaggtcaacactttaacaaagacagacactttcccaatcccgaggattgatgactgcatcgaccgagtgggaaaagccaagtatgtgacgaaatttgacctactgaagggattttggcaagtccctttgacggatcgtgctcgtgaaatatccgcctttgttacaccagacggattgttccagtacaaggtgatgccattcggaatgaagaactctccggcaacgttccaacggatgatcaacgacgtcatatccgggctagacgggtgtgcagcttacgttgacgacgtcatcctgtatagtgacacctgggaggaacacattaagctcatgcggaagttctttgagagactgagtaaagcaatgttgactgtcaaccttgcaaatctgagtttggttgggcgagggtgacttacctcggacatactgtaggacagggtgaggtaaaacctgttgatgccaaaatcagtgccatttcaagttttcccataccaaactgcaaacgacaactgatgcgctttctcggtatggctggttactacagaaaattctgtccaaatttctccacaattactgagcctttgactaacttacttaaaaagaaagtaaagtttgtttggtcagagcaatgccaacaggcatttgatacacttaaagccatactgcaaagtgccccagtgttgtctgcaccagatttcactttgccattcaaattagctgtagatgctagtgatacggctgctggtgctgttttattgcaagaggatagtcatgtgatagatcatcctgtttgctatttttcacgcaaatttaacaaatcccagagaaactactctacaattgaaaaagagtgtttatctttgatattagctttacagcattttgaagtttatgttacttcttcaaatcagccaatagtggtttatattgatcacaaccctcttgtttttctgcagaaatttaaaggcaaaaatcagagattgctaagatggagtttaatgttacaggagtttaatcttgacattagacatatcaaaggcagagacaatttaattgcagactgtctctctcgtatttagaaattattgttgttcactttcaagaaattttattgttgttcactttcaagaaattttactttagagtaaaacaaaatttgagtacttaaatccttttcaagattacatttgtaaaagaaagatttttctttgaaaattttcttttttgaagagggggtgtgttatgtaggtcatttcccccacactcatcatgacctgagttcaattagtctagaacattctcaaggtcactgcccttgatgacctaacaaccttgaattcaattagtcatgtttggaatgttctggaaagttgattatttgtgtaagggagataattttagaacagtaattagcatgtcaataaaggttctagattgttcttacatgcctttataaaagggacgtgcacagcttccagtcagacttttgggatcgtgtctcttgtgtgttactaaactccagcagtagtcattctcaagacttttcaagaccttcactgtcaacgctggatttatattgtggtctttgtgcagcttcaagcctgcaagccaaaggactgttcattcatccaactgactgttacaactctgagactggagctttgccgtcccagctgagataagtagtctgtacacttttaaagcttgtactctgtccctaacttagcaattagttttgttttcgtaataaattttgtttaaacggaaactgctgagttcacccttttgttcgttttctctgcacgtaacaaaaagATATAATAGTTGTTACTGTCAAAACGTTGATGTTGATTAGTTTATTTGCTTTTAAACTGTTAACTGTTAAATATATAGTTCTTTTCCACTGTAATAAAGGTaccttttgtgaaaattatgtgattttgcaaTTGGTCATCAGAAATTCTTTGGTCGATATACTGTAACTTGTAAATAGCCTCCATAAAGttgtttcaactgatttcagAACATGCAAGTACGGTATTAAgtgttgctgtttacatttgtgGCACTGTGCAGTTTCAAAACATCCCAATGCTATCAATCTCAATTTGAGTTGTATTATACAGATACTTATAGTAGTCTGATGGTTGATACATATTTGCCAATGTATGTACCACATTTTACTGATAGTtgatagtaaaaaaaaacagtgttGTAAACAGTAGCAGGTGGATATACAATAATGAAGCTGCTATCAAAAATTCGatacactgtgaattttttcatttctgacaTGCTTTGCAGATTTTCACAGCTGGGTTGTTTGAGCAGTAACCAGTGCAGACTGTTGATACAATTTTTGTAATAGTCCAGTGGTGATTGTTTCAACACCAgtgtctttttttttatttcagtttcagATGAAGTCATTTCTGAAGAGCAAGATGAAGCTGGATACATGAGGTATTGTTATAATAATCATAACAGTGCACAGGTCAATCCAGCCCAAAACTGTGTCCCAGCACCATTCAAATGTGGCCAAAAGTTAACTTGACATAAATGCTAaacctgaccaaaaatgaatcGGCTCATATTGTATACTTGTCACTTTGGCAAGCAGCTGCAATTGTAGATGACACTGCCAAGTATTGCATTGGTACAGTGCAATGGTAGTTTAATACAAGGCATGAAATGACAGATCTTTAATCCTCCTCAGAGCCATGTTTCTCTGTTATCAAAGGCATACTCAAAAATGTAAGTAAGCTTTGAGCCCGTGAACATTAGTAACACAAATTGTAAAATACCAAGGACTAAATAGTGTTAAATGTTATCCTGTTTGCTGTAAGCCTTTTAAGCTAACTTCATGGAGGAAATTGACATGTTTGGCAAAAGGTGATAACCTAGCTAAATTAGGTgattatgtatgcaaatttatgccaAGTTCCAGGTTCCCCACCAAAAAGTTCATATACTTGCTATCAAAATATACTAGAAGTCGGTGTGTTGATAGACTAATTACAGTGTGTGTGTGACAACATGTTATAAAAGTTGGTTGCTTGTGTTGTTTTGTACTCTGTGATTGGAAGAGGATACATATCAGTGAGAATCACATTGCTCTCATCCAGACTCTTTTACAGATTACTGACTATGATGATATAGCAGCTTGGATAAGTTCTCTGTCACTATGTTAATCATGCATTTCATGGGTAAATGAGATTGTAATAGATCCAAGGCTGCAAGTTTTCATTTCTTAGATTATGCAGGCAAAAAATTCATTATATTACAGCTTATCATATATGTAGGTGTaagtttttgtttattattcacCATTCAGGGACTAAGTCTGATGTAAATCCTGACTTCAGCCAAAGAGATCATTTGATTcagacatattgtaatattgttTCAGTAAACTTGTCATGTTTTTGGTCGCAAAGATTGTGCTTACATGTGAATTGGTAAAATGCTGTGTACACCATGCATCACTGAAGGAAATGGCATCATGTATTATTGTGTGTTTTGCATTTGTTACAGACCATCACCAGATCCCAGGCTATCACAGGTATCACAGACATCAACCTCAGATCGTCCTGCAGGTCAAAGACTAATCAGATCACAATCTGAAATGCCTCCAATAAGTCACCACAAAGATTCTACCGGTACCTACCTAGATATGTCAAGGTCAAATCTAAATGCTTGTGATGATGAGCCATGGTGGGCCATGTCCGGAGAGTTCAAATCTCCACCTGACAGTATGTCCCCTGAGATTGGCAGCGGTGATCGGAGACAGAGTGTTGAGACGCATACTTCTGAACAAAGGAAATCCACAGGTGCTATCCCAAAACAAACACATGGGTCATCACATCCATATGAAGATATGGCTTCACCAGGAACTTCATATGAGAATGCTTTGTTACCAGTAGGTAACAGTTATGAAAACTCACGCTCCATGAAAGCTAAGGGCAATGCAGTACTGACCGCGTATGAAAATGAAGGCTTTGTAAGCTCCCCACACTCATTTACAAAGAGTCTTCCAAAAAGGTTTCAACTCAAAGAAAACAATCCTGTGGATACAGCCAGTGGATCAGGAAGTAAAGTGGTTTATACACAGGTTCAGCATAGTGTCAAGCAAAGTGGAGCCAAACCACCACCTTATCTTGAAATAGAGGACAACGATGAACCGTTAACATCACCAAAGTTAGCACGTTCTGCGTCCTATGATAATCTTATGAGAAAGATGTCAGTGAGTCCCGATACAGCTGATAGGAGAGTTTCAGATATTGTTCCTGGATTACCAGAATGGATGCCAAACAGACGATTGCCGGCACCACCGCCAGGGACTGTAAATCTTAATTTAACACACAGTTATCTGGACATAGATATACAAGGCAACAAAACTAATGGCAAAACAAGTCAGAAAATAAGGAAGCACAACTATGAAGATATAGAAGATAACTTTGCATATGAATTCGTGCAGAGAAAAACAACATTGTCAAGATCAAGGTCAGATCCCAATCTCCTAGCAGATGTTGCCTCACCTCCTCCTGTTCCAAACACTCCTCGACCTTCTTTAAGATCACAACGGAGTCAAGAAAGAAACGGTGGCCATTCTGTGACTGAAGCGGCTGTTGATACTGGAAGATCCAAACCAAGCATTGAAAGACAGGTTTCAGGTAACAGTGTAACAAGCCAAGATGAACAAGCTAGTTCATCAGTCAgtctttccaagatcaaatctCCATTAGGAATGAAAATTAAGACAtccaagaaaacaaaaacatttactAAACGAAGCGAAGAAATTGAAGTTACTCTCTGAGACATTAATGTGAGATATTACATTGCACTTTGCTCAGTTGACATTTTCCTTTCTGTTTCATCTTGGTAATTCTCAAGATTCTAAAGACCTCATTGTAGTAAGGTAGTCTATTGTTCATAGAAATCATTCATGATAGCTACAGCTACAGcagatatatttttatttaccaCAAAACATTCTCAAACGTGAAAAGCTTGATTTGTAATTTCAATAATGGTACAATGTCTACATAAGGTGTATACTCTAAGCTTGATACAGCTCAGTGATTTATAAAAGTCCTGAACCATTTGCAGACTTCGGTCGAGTAATTGTACTCATAGTTGTGTAATCTTGCCTGGTTTTCCAATATAACCTGTAAATATCTGCTGGCCGTTGCACAAATACATATATAACTCTTTACTCTATAGCACATTAGTCAAATCACTTTGAATTGTTGACTGATTTCAAAATGGCATGATTTAATGTGTAATGATGCTTCTTTCATATTCATTTTCTGACAAATGCCGATAAAAGTTGAAAGAATTAATGTGGTAAATGTGATTGTGCATTAAGAACACTTTTCTAAATgtttaatgaaaatatatcattttattgcATACAAATTTGCTGCTTTTATCAGTAGTATCATTGGCATTGGTCTCAACATTGCTTAATCCACATATCCAACAATAGAGTTTAATGGAAAGTAGCTTAGAAACTGCAATAGGTGGGTTGCAATGGTCAGTTTATCAATTaagaaattagaaaaatatagaaaattatAGAAACTTCTCAGACAAAATAAGCCTGTGATTGCTGATTGTCATGTCTAAAATGAcagattgaaaatattttttaacataatatgatgtagttttgtaaattttgctgaTAATCACCCATGAAAGGTAAAGGAAATGAAATGTTCATAGCCACAAATTCTCATACTTTCTGGACATGCCAAATTTTCATATATACTCTTGCTGCACATATCTGATACCTATTCTTAGAAAATTTGCGGAACTCCAAACTATACCAATGCTATGCAGAAAGTAAGAGTGTTATCGGCTACCATTGCCATCTTTCTGAAAGAGACTGAtcaaattgtaaataaaattataaaagaGTAAACTTTTATATCTTTGAGATTTGTACAAGCAGGCCATTCATAAAGAAAGCTTATCAGTTGTGGTTGATTCAACCAATCCACTGAATGACAACTTTCAATATCTCCCTTCAAGCTGCCTGTACACATGTGCTTGTGCTCTCAGGCGATGGAAAACGTTTTGAACCTCTCGACTACCATTACCAATACAAGCCCATTCACCAAAGATCTGTAGCAACCTAAGCGCTGATTGCAATTTCAGGTTTgctactaaatatagctgcacgcgtgCAACATCAGACACTGCTGcctgaaattcagacaaattttgttgctGATTGCgcagctgttgttgcagcttgtagtagGAGCCATAAATTCATGTGCATTGGTATGACTTTTAGTATCCACTTTAACACTACCAGGATTTATTTTCATCGTTCTGGtggaaatgcagacaaatatgcattttgcatattaatgagagaagaATGACATTTGTGATCAGTCCTATTTGCTGACATCCAAGTTCATAGCTATGCAATGTGTTGCAGGTTACTCAAGAAGGTTCAGAAATCTTTTATCGCATCAGTTTTGTCACAAGGTCCCTGCTAGGTGAAGGTGATGGTTGTAAATATATGAAGAATGATTTAAGGACAGTAGAGAGACTGACTGtgttatgtacatatatgttgTCATTCTGTGTTGTGTATTGTATACAGattatgtatattttttataacattttagtatttttttgtTGTAGGAGCCTGATTGGAAAGATGAATTTCCTTGTTTTGTATAGACAATATTTCAAGATGATGGAtataattgcaatatttttttttgatgcATGATGTTCAGTCATAGCAGATTTACCATAGCAAGTTGACATAAGGTCACAGAGCAACAAG contains the following coding sequences:
- the LOC139114731 gene encoding uncharacterized protein isoform X1; amino-acid sequence: MATEVGATVYEGWLEKCGISSSDGKSKGKFLQRKKSVSWKKLYFILRKERDNAKEYSVLAYYDKKPQPNEDSKDTKGRKGSGVTKLWPHYKIEKVFTVKDRSNVFMITTEVEKFQLYAESPNLMDLWVFHLQTQTKLRNDLPGSSFIVKALESAEHRRIGSIGNNCLLHISPWGITLALQNSRSLVGQWPLKCIRTFESSDNGRFTFEAGRSSPMGQGEYAFLTKPTDDNALFDLIDNYTIKNNQRHGSSVSSSRDNRTQVDDITEEYDRLRLATFGLLPSQKAAEVAASASPCINVPGGSPRQRPVLKQQHSTLSDEVISEEQDEAGYMRPSPDPRLSQVSQTSTSDRPAGQRLIRSQSEMPPISHHKDSTGTYLDMSRSNLNACDDEPWWAMSGEFKSPPDSMSPEIGSGDRRQSVETHTSEQRKSTGAIPKQTHGSSHPYEDMASPGTSYENALLPVGNSYENSRSMKAKGNAVLTAYENEGFVSSPHSFTKSLPKRFQLKENNPVDTASGSGSKVVYTQVQHSVKQSGAKPPPYLEIEDNDEPLTSPKLARSASYDNLMRKMSVSPDTADRRVSDIVPGLPEWMPNRRLPAPPPGTVNLNLTHSYLDIDIQGNKTNGKTSQKIRKHNYEDIEDNFAYEFVQRKTTLSRSRSDPNLLADVASPPPVPNTPRPSLRSQRSQERNGGHSVTEAAVDTGRSKPSIERQVSGNSVTSQDEQASSSVSLSKIKSPLGMKIKTSKKTKTFTKRSEEIEVTL
- the LOC139114731 gene encoding uncharacterized protein isoform X2 — translated: MATEVGATVYEGWLEKCGISSSDGKSKGKFLQRKKSVSWKKLYFILRKERDNAKEYSVLAYYDKKPQPNEDSKDTKGRKGVTKLWPHYKIEKVFTVKDRSNVFMITTEVEKFQLYAESPNLMDLWVFHLQTQTKLRNDLPGSSFIVKALESAEHRRIGSIGNNCLLHISPWGITLALQNSRSLVGQWPLKCIRTFESSDNGRFTFEAGRSSPMGQGEYAFLTKPTDDNALFDLIDNYTIKNNQRHGSSVSSSRDNRTQVDDITEEYDRLRLATFGLLPSQKAAEVAASASPCINVPGGSPRQRPVLKQQHSTLSDEVISEEQDEAGYMRPSPDPRLSQVSQTSTSDRPAGQRLIRSQSEMPPISHHKDSTGTYLDMSRSNLNACDDEPWWAMSGEFKSPPDSMSPEIGSGDRRQSVETHTSEQRKSTGAIPKQTHGSSHPYEDMASPGTSYENALLPVGNSYENSRSMKAKGNAVLTAYENEGFVSSPHSFTKSLPKRFQLKENNPVDTASGSGSKVVYTQVQHSVKQSGAKPPPYLEIEDNDEPLTSPKLARSASYDNLMRKMSVSPDTADRRVSDIVPGLPEWMPNRRLPAPPPGTVNLNLTHSYLDIDIQGNKTNGKTSQKIRKHNYEDIEDNFAYEFVQRKTTLSRSRSDPNLLADVASPPPVPNTPRPSLRSQRSQERNGGHSVTEAAVDTGRSKPSIERQVSGNSVTSQDEQASSSVSLSKIKSPLGMKIKTSKKTKTFTKRSEEIEVTL